A genomic window from Henningerozyma blattae CBS 6284 chromosome 3, complete genome includes:
- the ERV29 gene encoding protein ERV29 (similar to Saccharomyces cerevisiae ERV29 (YGR284C); ancestral locus Anc_5.5), producing MSYRGNNPLGGMPQHNMDMSMNMNGGMNNYNNMSMNGGYQPVQNSAAPMKSRLNNNSGMSKLNNSNSIGNPNSLSTFNKIKKSIDYYANKVEDLTDLPFVIKLKPYVPSIARFFIVATFLEDSFRIITQFSDQIFYLHKWKHYPWLFVVLFLLIVTISMLSGSFLLVTRKYVNYATGMLVLCIITQGIIYGLFTGSSFVLRNISVIGGLLIAFGDSIVQNKTTFAMLPELSDKNDKNKGYLLFAGRILIVLMFIGFTFSKSWFTVVLTIIFTVCFAIGYKTKLASIMLGLILTFYNVAWNNYWFYDSSKRDFLKYEFYQNLSIIGGLLLVTNTGAGGFSVDEKKKIY from the coding sequence ATGTCTTACAGAGGTAATAATCCATTGGGTGGTATGCCACAACATAACATGGATATGAGTATGAATATGAACGGTGGTATGAACaactataataatatgagcATGAATGGTGGCTATCAACCTGTTCAAAATAGTGCTGCACCAATGAAAAGTcgtttaaataataattccgGCATGAgcaaattgaataattctaatagtATTGGTAACCCTAATAGTTTGAGcacttttaataaaatcaagAAATCTATTGATTATTACGCCAATAAAGTAGAAGACTTAACTGATTTACCATTTGTAATCAAATTGAAGCCTTATGTTCCAAGTATTGCAAGATTTTTCATTGTAGCCACTTTCTTGGAGGACTcgtttagaattattacaCAATTTTCagatcaaatattttatttacataAATGGAAACATTATCCTTGGttatttgttgttttatttttattaatagtaaCTATTTCCATGTTGTCTggttcatttttattagtcACAAGAAAATATGTTAACTACGCAACAGGGATGTTAGTCCTATGTATTATTACTCAAGGTATCATCTATGGATTATTTACAGGTTCTTCATTTGTTTTAAGAAACATTAGTGTCATTGGTGGGTTATTAATTGCATTTGGTGATTCAATCGTTCAAAACAAAACCACATTCGCCATGCTACCTGAATTAAGTGATAagaatgataaaaataaaggatACTTATTATTCGCTGGTagaattttaattgttttaatgtTTATAGGTTTTACTTTCAGTAAATCTTGGTTCACTGTTGTTTTAACTATTATATTCACAGTTTGTTTTGCTATTGGTTATAAGACTAAATTAGCTTCTATCATGTTGGGTTTGATCTTGACATTTTATAATGTTGCTTGGAATAATTATTGGTTCTATGATTCTTCAAAGAGAGATTTCTTAAAGTATGAGTTCTATCAAAATCTAAGTATTATTGGTGGATTACTATTAGTAACCAATACAGGGGCTGGTGGCTTTTCAGTAGAtgaaaagaagaagatttattaa
- the TBLA0C07200 gene encoding RTA1 domain-containing protein has product MVGGIVEIGGYATKCVSVHSQFDVGVYITSVVLILIAPTLIAASIYQLFGRMLFFLDCSGMTIVPTRYHTVVFVMGDVISFWMQAAGGGMMVQSDLSKIGEGIAAAGLFLQIMSFGIFILTVIKFMRNAKVKSHLSRELRSAXXHIFNLNIFICSLLIFVRSIFKVSEFLDGWNGYLQNCEVFLFVFDAMLMFWVLLFFSLTIPQYNIFRLYNARSGIKMQGEIVQYNDSKFDTNDDFNNSKQNLNIDLENNYERTKENDGSYENSLQEVIRIIY; this is encoded by the coding sequence ATGGTTGGGGGCATTGTAGAGATAGGTGGGTATGCTACTAAATGTGTATCAGTTCATTCTCAGTTTGATGTTGGTGTTTATATTACTTCtgttgttttaattttaattgcaCCAACATTAATCGCAGCTTCAATTTATCAACTTTTTGGTAgaatgttattttttttggattgTTCTGGGATGACTATTGTTCCAACTAGATATCATACTGTAGTATTTGTCATGGGGGATGTTATTAGTTTTTGGATGCAAGCTGCTGGTGGTGGTATGATGGTGCAATCTGATTTGTCTAAGATCGGTGAAGGCATAGCTGCTGCTGGGttatttttacaaattaTGTCTTTTggtattttcattttaacagtgataaaatttatgaGAAATGCAAAAGTTAAATCTCACTTATCAAGAGAACTACGTTCAGCATNNNGAcatatattcaatttgaatatatttatttgtagTTTATTAATCTTTGTTAGATCAATATTCAAAGTTTCCGAATTTTTGGATGGTTGGAATGGTTATTTGCAAAACTGTgaagtatttttatttgtttttgatgCAATGTTAATGTTTTGggttcttttatttttttctctaaCTATTCCAcagtataatatatttaggTTGTATAATGCTAGGTCTGGTATTAAGATGCAAGGTGAAATTGTTCAATATAATGATTCCAAGTTCGACACTAACGATGATTTTAACAattcaaaacaaaatttaaatattgatttagaAAACAATTATGAAAGAactaaagaaaatgatgGAAGCTATGAAAATAGTTTACAAGAAGTAATtagaataatttattaa
- the ZUO1 gene encoding zuotin (similar to Saccharomyces cerevisiae ZUO1 (YGR285C); ancestral locus Anc_5.4), whose product MFTLPSLTVEAGAHVASGAKLSAPIRRPVEPVGKAFMHHAQRTLRNHTWSEFEKLEAERNVKNVEENNVDPDELLFDTDLADPSLLTHDPRDWKTADLYAAMGLSKLRYRANDTQVIKAHRKQVLKYHPDKTSAEGGSLDQDGIFKIIQKAFETLTDSTKRAQYDSCDFQADVLPPKKSGDYDFYEAWGPVFVSEARFSKKSPVPTLGDAKSSKKEVEEFYAFWHRFDSWRSFEFLDEDVPDDSSNRDHKRYIEKKNTAARNKKKTADNARLVKLVERAMNEDPRIKMFKEEEKKEKARKKWEREAGARAEAEVKAKAEADAKAKAEEEAKNAADAKASKKKSKEAAKAAKKKNKRAIRNAAKEADYFGDIDKAAAIDEQIALIVDSLDDDQLVEVADKIKTDAKTALQTIAKTLTDSNKLPASVLSYFL is encoded by the coding sequence ATGTTCACTTTACCATCTTTAACTGTTGAAGCCGGTGCTCATGTTGCATCTGGAGCTAAATTATCCGCACCAATTCGTCGTCCAGTCGAACCAGTTGGTAAAGCTTTTATGCACCATGCTCAAAGAACCTTAAGAAATCATACTTGGtctgaatttgaaaaattggaaGCTGAAAGAAATGTTAAAAACGTTGAAGAAAACAACGTCGATCCAGACGAACTATTGTTCGATACTGACTTAGCTGACCCTAGCTTATTAACCCATGATCCAAGAGACTGGAAAACTGCCGATTTATACGCAGCTATGGGTTTATCCAAATTACGTTACAGGGCTAATGATACACAAGTCATCAAGGCTCATAGAAAGCAAGTCTTAAAGTACCATCCAGATAAGACTTCTGCTGAAGGTGGTAGTTTAGATCAAGATGGTATTTTCAAGATCATCCAAAAGGCTTTTGAAACTTTAACTGATTCTACTAAGAGAGCTCAATATGATTCATGTGATTTCCAAGCTGATGTTTTACCACCAAAGAAAAGTGGTGATTATGATTTTTACGAAGCTTGGGGCCCTGTTTTTGTCTCTGAAGCTCGTTTCTCAAAGAAATCACCAGTTCCAACTTTAGGTGACGCTAAGAGCAGCAAAAAAGAAGTCGAAGAATTCTATGCCTTCTGGCACAGATTTGACTCTTGGAGATCATTTGAATTCCTGGATGAAGATGTTCCAGATGATTCTTCTAACAGAGATCACAAACGttatattgaaaagaaaaacactGCTGCTAGAAACAAGAAAAAGACTGCTGATAATGCCAGATTAGTCAAGCTTGTTGAAAGAGCTATGAATGAAGATCCACGTATCAAGATGttcaaagaagaagaaaagaaggaaaaaGCCAGAAAGAAGTGGGAAAGAGAAGCTGGTGCCAGAGCTGAAGCTGAAGTTAAAGCTAAGGCTGAAGCTGATGCCAAGGCTAAGGCTGAAGAAGAGGCTAAGAATGCTGCTGATGCCAAGGCCTCCAAGAAGAAGTCTAAGGAAGCTGCCAAGGCTGctaagaagaaaaataagaGAGCCATCCGTAATGCCGCTAAGGAAGCTGACTACTTTGGCGACATCGACAAGGCTGCAGCTATCGACGAACAAATTGCTTTGATTGTTGATAGTCTAGATGACGATCAATTAGTCGAGGTTGCTGACAAGATCAAGACTGATGCCAAGACTGCTTTACAGACTATCGCTAAGACTTTGACCGACTCTAACAAGCTGCCAGCTTCTGTATTGAGTTACTTCTTGTAA
- the TBLA0C07130 gene encoding RNA methyltransferase (similar to Saccharomyces cerevisiae YGR283C and YMR310C; ancestral locus Anc_5.7), whose amino-acid sequence MASKNTRKGEKPSDSKTGKTETTQKKKQAKTNAKINKKQREKPISKKKTLKVKSKTLNYSLCIPNNIIDQCTNLEQITHIMYQIAKSATMFNVGEIVILETSSKTDNNKSKKKDGKLSNSMLMASLLQYFVTPPYLLKSVFKKEYWKYFTVASKLPRLSVLPFMRYLKEDEGRYREGLAIRMEKPNAKSNKEFKQTKYINIGKSDALELKSQLVPINVRVTVDTVERKVVSPDEAYGDFVGAKASYGYHVRVAKQFADVFTECAFPGGYSQAVWVNSGDYYYDGSLKKYLKTETQVPYLEGILSGSTSSESETQDDIAALLLVLGKWDTLKASFNASRDQFEGCSGVHEFFDGQLELPGSVPQGQVPVHDGCMMALTLVGTLRR is encoded by the coding sequence ATGGCATCTAAAAATACTAGAAAGGGTGAGAAACCCTCTGACAGTAAAACTGGTAAAACTGAAACAACtcagaaaaagaaacaagcTAAAACGAATGCTAAAATTAATAAGAAGCAAAGAGAAAAACCAATttctaaaaagaaaactcTTAAAGTGAAGAGCAAGACATTGAACTATTCATTATGTATTCCCAACAATATCATTGATCAATGTACAAATTTGGAACAAATTACTCATATAATGTATCAAATAGCGAAGAGTGCTACAATGTTTAATGTGGGAGAAATTGTTATATTAGAAACTTCTAGTAAAacagataataataaatccaAAAAGAAAGATGGTAAGCTGAGTAATAGTATGCTTATGGCTTCACTTTTACAATATTTCGTTACACCACcttatttattgaaatcgGTATTTAAAAAGGAATActggaaatattttactgTTGCTTCTAAATTGCCAAGATTAAGCGTTTTACCTTTTATGagatatttgaaagaagaCGAAGGGCGTTATAGAGAAGGGTTAGCTATAAGAATGGAAAAACCAAATGCAAAGAGTAATAAGGAATTCAAACAAACcaaatatatcaatattgGGAAATCAGATGCCCTAGAACTAAAAAGTCAATTGGTGCCTATCAATGTCCGTGTCACTGTTGATACTGTAGAAAGGAAAGTTGTTTCACCTGATGAGGCATATGGAGATTTTGTAGGTGCAAAGGCATCTTATGGGTACCATGTCCGAGTTGCAAAACAATTCGCAGATGTATTTACAGAATGCGCCTTCCCTGGAGGTTATTCACAAGCCGTGTGGGTTAATTCTGGTGACTACTACTATGATGGAagtttaaagaaatatttaaagacAGAAACACAAGTACCATATTTGGAAGGAATTCTTTCTGGTTCTACTTCTTCTGAATCTGAAACCCAAGACGACATCGCTGCATTACTTCTGGTATTAGGTAAATGGGATACATTAAAAGCCAGTTTCAACGCTAGCCGCGACCAATTTGAAGGTTGCTCTGGGGTTCATGAATTTTTTGACGGTCAATTAGAATTACCAGGTTCAGTACCACAAGGCCAAGTCCCAGTACATGATGGATGTATGATGGCTCTGACCTTAGTAGGAACTCTTCGTAGATAG
- the GLC8 gene encoding PP1-complex regulatory subunit GLC8 (similar to Saccharomyces cerevisiae GLC8 (YMR311C); ancestral locus Anc_5.6) translates to MGGILKNPLTKDQIPNDSTHEDIAEFRKQVFKNTQLNAKLNQAKNSTQLNKEAQELDLNDIPNNGNGIDLDMQDNDAEYDTNGIPHTFSDHKRIPKDILSLKREADERMKWNEKNLADNEIAKLQYQDIHVDEPKTPYQGAVDPNGEYYKVDEDETNDNFANLDTIDDFSLGEPEFKPNRNERPAVVHMNEDNNEEEEEEEDDEPQYATEEEEKAARRRKFEEMRKKHYNVKEIFQKKRLHALDNEEDEEDDE, encoded by the coding sequence ATGGGTggtattttaaaaaatccaTTAACAAAGGATCAAATTCCAAATGATTCGACCCATGAAGACATTGCAGAGTTTAGAAAAcaagtatttaaaaataccCAATTAAATGCTAAATTAAATCAAGCAAAAAATTCCactcaattaaataaagaagcTCAAGAACTTGATTTGAATGATATACCGAATAATGGAAATGGAATTGATTTAGACATGCAAGATAATGATGCAGAATATGATACGAATGGTATACCTCATACTTTTAGTGATCATAAAAGAATAccaaaagatattttatcCTTAAAAAGAGAAGCAGATGAAAGGATGAAATGGAATGAGAAGAATTTAGctgataatgaaatagCAAAGCTACAATATCAGGATATACATGTTGATGAACCAAAAACTCCTTATCAAGGAGCTGTCGATCCAAATGGTGAATATTATAAAGTTGATGAAGACGAAACGAATGATAATTTTGCAAATCTTGATACTATTGATGATTTTTCGCTGGGTGAACCAGAATTTAAACCAAACAGAAATGAACGACCTGCAGTGGTACATATGAATGAAGACAACAAtgaggaggaggaggaggaggaagATGATGAGCCACAATATGCtactgaagaagaagagaaAGCTGCAAGACGTAGGAAGTTTGAAGAaatgagaaaaaaacattataatgttaaagaaatatttcaaaagaaaaggTTGCATGCACtagataatgaagaagatgaagaagatgacgaataa
- the TGL3 gene encoding bifunctional triglyceride lipase/lysophosphatidylethanolamine acyltransferase (similar to Saccharomyces cerevisiae TGL3 (YMR313C); ancestral locus Anc_5.2): MLKNWLLTIFYATLDHIPPVVWGILHVISDIVCFWFNKLLNYLRPQSRLVYHEAIKQLENSKSYKEWCKKATMVDEITGANLWRRNFFSRRYDFNSVLQQYSLLQLALDSNNEITIKDRISTTGPCMLRNFGGIVDRRLFTKSLMGTKLLIEQYLDKIIQCLDVISSSESSNTQTSFFQRCKLSLGTTALILKGGSLFGLFHLGVIKGLLSQNLMPNIINGSSTGACIAALFGCLSNDELIRLLNGDTILNIIRYDTELLKSCGYGNVEQHLNLGTLIQNLIHHGYSQDVYLFCQFVLKYVIKDITFEEAYQSTGKVCSIVIHPTDKSCPTLLNYVTTPNVLIRSAISCSLGKGVLSEHPKLLCKNLENQIVSFLPDNKDLIIEYLAPENATLSNTVENPYTRLTELFNVNNFIVSLARPYWAPLVINDLKHEIKTSKYYYYKHYPSNTNTPHNLQLDYSDMEPLAFKAKYHLERKLKNILTMEFRHRIEMLDNLGLVSSWIKRFIIDDKTPRSATEITIVPRMKNLSVARIIEGQLDNIPYWINCGEQSSWPVLSLIKTRCAVEFKLDDIIRTRRNKL, from the coding sequence ATGCTAAAAAATTGGCTGCTGACCATTTTCTATGCAACATTGGATCACATTCCACCTGTAGTTTGGGGAATTTTACATGTAATTTCAGACATCGTTTGTTTCTggtttaataaattattgaacTATTTACGGCCACAATCAAGACTGGTGTACCATGAAGCTATAAAGCAGCTAGAGAATTCTAAATCATATAAGGAGTGGTGTAAAAAAGCTACCATGGTGGATGAAATAACGGGAGCTAATTTATGGAGacgaaattttttttcaagaagATATGATTTTAATTCTGTCTTACAACAATATTCTCTATTACAACTGGCATTAGATTCGAACAATGAAATAACTATTAAAGATAGAATATCTACTACAGGGCCATGTATGTTAAGGAATTTCGGTGGAATTGTCGATCGAAGACTTTTTACCAAATCTTTGATGGGTACAAAACTGTTAATTGAACAATATTTAGATAAAATTATCCAATGTTTGGATGTCATTAGCTCATCTGAGTCTTCTAATACACAGacatctttttttcaaagatgTAAATTATCTTTGGGTACGACAGCTCTAATCTTGAAAGGTGGCTCATTATTTGGTTTATTTCATTTGGGTGTCATTAAAGGTTTATTATCACAAAATCTAATGCcgaatattattaatggtAGTTCCACGGGGGCTTGCATTGCAGCACTATTTGGCTGTCtttcaaatgatgaattaatcCGCTTATTAAATGGAGatacaatattaaatattattagatatgATACcgaattattaaaaagttGCGGATATGGCAATGTTGAACaacatttaaatttaggAACtctaattcaaaatttaattcatcatgGTTATTCTCAAGatgtttatttattttgccaatttgttttaaaatatgtTATAAAAGATATCACTTTTGAAGAGGCTTACCAATCTACGGGTAAAGTTTGTAGTATTGTGATTCATCCAACAGATAAATCATGCCCAactcttttaaattatgtTACAACTCCAAATGTTTTAATAAGATCTGCAATCAGTTGTAGCTTGGGGAAGGGTGTTCTTTCAGAACatccaaaattattatgcAAAAACTTGGAAAACCAAATAGTTTCATTTTTACCAGATAATAAGGATTTAATAATCGAATATTTGGCTCCAGAAAACGCTACTCTAAGCAATACTGTAGAAAATCCTTACACAAGGTTaacagaattatttaatgtaaataatttcatcgTGTCCTTAGCAAGGCCATACTGGGCCCCATTAgtaattaatgatttaaaacatgaaattaaaacttcaaaatattattactataaGCATTATCCTTCTAATACAAACACTCCACACAATTTACAATTAGATTATTCAGACATGGAGCCTCTAGCATTCAAAGCAAAATACCACTTGGAaaggaaattaaaaaatattctaacTATGGAATTCCGTCATAGAATTGAAATGTTAGATAATTTAGGTCTTGTAAGTTCATggattaaaagatttattattgatgacAAGACTCCACGATCAGCTACAGAAATAACAATTGTCCCTAGAATGAAAAACTTATCAGTAGCAAGAATAATCGAGGGCCAACTTGATAATATCCCTTACTGGATTAATTGTGGTGAACAAAGTTCATGGCCAGTATTATCTCTAATCAAAACAAGGTGTGCGGTTGAATTTAAGCTGgatgatattattagaacTAGAAGAAATAAGTTATAA
- the ELP6 gene encoding Elongator subunit ELP6 (similar to Saccharomyces cerevisiae ELP6 (YMR312W); ancestral locus Anc_5.3) produces MFVSYKESTAPSWLISALIENQIEGVPASLNRGGSMIDHSISKNTVIISSFVHDQNFFGTSLQKLKINPQRYKFIDFFTNFVVQYLNKPKDQILVSLLNSFPDNSNTEEPTTIIIECPELLLFLIPGLTSDELQLNFINPLSKKCGLLIIVSSIESFNNDGTAMDKDSIQLNRFILSCFYKSIAVLSLKPLDTGRARDVTGTLKISKGGKSQEILPLQVVENEYLYHTAKDNTKLFFR; encoded by the coding sequence atgtttGTGTCATATAAGGAATCCACAGCTCCATCTTGGCTAATATCTGCTCTTATCGAAAACCAGATTGAAGGTGTTCCTGCTTCCTTAAATCGTGGTGGTTCTATGATTGATCATAGCATAAGTAAAAATACCGTCATTATCAGTTCCTTTGTTCACGATCagaatttttttggtacatcattacaaaaattaaaaattaatccaCAACGCTATAAATtcattgattttttcaCAAATTTTGTTgtacaatatttaaataaaccAAAAGATCAAATTTTAGTAAGCCTTCTAAACTCATTTCctgataattctaatactGAAGAACCGacaacaattataattGAATGTCCTGAATTACTGCTCTTTTTAATTCCAGGATTAACAAGCGATGAATTACAGTTGAACTTTATAAATCCATTGTCAAAAAAATGTGgcttattaataatagtttcatcaattgaatcctttaataatgatggcACTGCTATGGATAAGgattcaattcaattaaatagaTTTATCTTGAGCTGCTTTTACAAATCTATTGCTGTGTTATCTTTAAAACCGTTAGATACTGGCCGTGCAAGAGATGTAACAGGAactttgaaaatttcaaaaggtGGTAAATCTCAAGAAATTCTACCATTACAAGTAGTTGAGAACGAATATCTATATCATACAGCAAAGGACaatacaaaattattctttagATAG
- the PRE5 gene encoding proteasome core particle subunit alpha 6 (similar to Saccharomyces cerevisiae PRE5 (YMR314W); ancestral locus Anc_5.1), with amino-acid sequence MFRNNYDGDSVTFSPTGRLFQVEYALEAIKQGSVTVGLRSHKYAVLVALKRNADELSSYQKKIIKCDTHMGLSLAGLAPDARVLSNYLRQQCNYSSLVFDRKLSVEKAGSLLSDKAQQNTQSYGGRPYGVGLLVIGYDNSGSHLLEFQPSGNVLELYGSSIGARSQGAKTYLERVLDDFLEIDNVEELIKVGVEALKQSLKDEDLTTQNLSIAFVGHDKSFTQLDGDAVSPYL; translated from the coding sequence ATGTTTAGAAACAATTACGACGGAGATTCAGTTACTTTTTCCCCAACTGGGCGACTTTTCCAAGTGGAATATGCTCTAGAAGCAATTAAGCAAGGAAGTGTTACTGTTGGCTTGCGTTCTCACAAGTATGCTGTATTAGTAGcattaaaaagaaacgcTGACGAATTATCATcttatcaaaagaaaattatcaaatgtGACACCCATATGGGGCTGTCCTTAGCTGGTTTAGCACCAGATGCTCGTGTTTTGAGTAATTACTTAAGACAACAATGTAATTATTCGAGTCTAGTCTTCGATAGAAAATTATCCGTTGAGAAAGCGGGTAGTCTTTTATCTGATAAAGCTCAACAAAACACACAATCTTATGGTGGTAGACCATATGGTGTAGGCTTATTGGTTATTGGCTATGATAACAGTGGATCTCACTTGTTAGAATTCCAACCGTCTGGTAATGTCCTTGAATTGTATGGTTCATCAATTGGTGCTCGTTCGCAGGGTGCTAAAACATATTTAGAAAGAGTGCTGGATGACTTTTTAGAGATTGATAATGTCGAAGAATTAATCAAAGTTGGTGTTGAAGCTTTGAAGCAATCTTTGAAGGATGAAGATTTAACTACACAAAACTTGTCAATTGCATTTGTTGGTCATGATAAGTCATTCACTCAATTGGATGGTGATGCTGTCTCTCCATACCTATAG